One Sphingobacteruim zhuxiongii DNA window includes the following coding sequences:
- a CDS encoding FecR family protein, which translates to MTDEQRTKIDRILDKYKSGTCSAEELAWLNDFYLRVEQNSDLPSDLDLVTDLIDLQRRIGTNSAKQNSGRLSWWKLTSIAAAAVLCISLGLFFWFKKDPKAIQKESLQIAKEILPGKNRAILILDGSENIAINGEHDSLISLNGQLHYGNGQTINTKDQIRQITLKTPNAGQFEAILPDGTKAWLNAASSISYPSEFSEDKREVQLTGEVFLAVAKDSRKPFVVETSKQQIQVLGTSFNVQAYENQKYQYTTLQEGSLKIIGSTGQGSKILKPGQQAVVSDQHVISVQEVPLETISSWKDGVYVVQDLTLAEFGVQLARWYDIEVDMGRHKDKKLSAMIPRDVPLATVLEAITLNTQINFKVKERRVSTVD; encoded by the coding sequence ATGACAGACGAACAAAGGACGAAGATAGACCGAATTCTTGATAAATATAAAAGCGGGACATGTAGCGCTGAGGAGTTAGCTTGGCTTAACGATTTTTACCTTCGAGTTGAGCAAAATAGCGACTTGCCGTCAGATTTAGACCTTGTTACGGATTTAATTGACCTTCAACGTAGAATAGGAACCAATAGTGCTAAGCAAAATAGCGGGAGATTAAGCTGGTGGAAACTAACAAGTATCGCTGCGGCAGCGGTATTGTGTATTTCCCTAGGGTTATTTTTTTGGTTCAAAAAAGATCCCAAAGCCATACAAAAAGAAAGTCTTCAAATCGCGAAGGAAATTTTGCCTGGTAAAAATAGAGCAATCTTGATCCTCGACGGCAGTGAAAATATTGCGATAAATGGTGAGCATGATAGCCTCATTAGTCTAAATGGTCAGTTACACTATGGAAATGGTCAGACGATTAACACGAAGGACCAAATTCGCCAAATCACCCTAAAGACGCCCAATGCTGGACAGTTTGAGGCTATTCTTCCAGATGGGACGAAAGCATGGCTAAATGCAGCGTCTAGCATCTCGTATCCTTCCGAGTTTTCTGAGGATAAACGAGAGGTTCAACTGACAGGGGAAGTCTTCTTAGCGGTTGCGAAAGATAGCCGAAAACCATTTGTAGTAGAGACATCTAAGCAGCAGATTCAAGTTTTAGGAACTTCGTTTAATGTGCAAGCCTATGAAAATCAAAAATACCAGTATACGACTCTTCAAGAAGGTAGTCTAAAAATTATTGGAAGTACCGGACAAGGTTCAAAAATATTAAAACCAGGTCAGCAGGCTGTCGTCTCCGATCAACATGTAATTAGCGTTCAAGAAGTTCCTTTAGAAACAATTAGCTCTTGGAAAGATGGCGTATATGTCGTTCAAGATTTAACCCTAGCCGAATTTGGAGTTCAACTAGCACGTTGGTATGATATCGAGGTCGATATGGGGAGACATAAGGATAAAAAGCTATCGGCAATGATTCCAAGAGATGTACCCTTAGCGACCGTGTTAGAAGCAATAACATTAAATACCCAAATCAATTTTAAAGTCAAGGAAAGGAGGGTAAGTACTGTAGATTAA
- a CDS encoding RNA polymerase sigma factor → MSIHFLSDEKELLKRLQAGDEESFEQIFRYYYALLYVHAYKKIGDRELAKDIVQDLFAAIWKNRQVLNIETTLSNYLYTSVRNRVIDVWAKEKNRNKYLASLTLESTVSNGNIVELLQEKMLAEQIENTLKQLPPRVRQIFEMSRNQYLTYREIAQELQLSEHTVRGYIKEALRALRFKVGASLWMIFVLFLKYF, encoded by the coding sequence ATGTCAATTCATTTCCTTAGCGATGAAAAGGAACTGCTGAAGCGTCTGCAAGCAGGAGATGAAGAATCATTTGAACAGATTTTCAGATATTATTATGCCCTATTGTATGTTCATGCCTACAAAAAGATAGGCGATAGAGAATTAGCGAAAGATATTGTGCAAGACCTTTTTGCAGCGATTTGGAAGAATAGGCAGGTCCTGAATATTGAAACAACCCTGTCTAATTATCTTTATACCAGTGTTCGCAATCGCGTTATCGACGTTTGGGCAAAAGAAAAAAATAGGAATAAATATCTTGCTAGTCTTACCCTCGAATCGACAGTATCTAATGGCAATATTGTGGAGCTATTGCAAGAAAAAATGCTCGCTGAGCAAATTGAAAATACACTTAAGCAATTACCTCCACGAGTAAGGCAAATATTCGAAATGAGCAGAAATCAATACCTAACCTATAGGGAGATCGCTCAAGAGTTACAGTTATCGGAACATACTGTTCGCGGATATATTAAAGAAGCCTTACGGGCACTTCGTTTTAAAGTAGGAGCATCCCTTTGGATGATATTTGTACTCTTCCTAAAATATTTTTAA
- a CDS encoding response regulator translates to MDFNRSSIVIVDDHPMILEGLKALLTRQNRFQIFSFTKGIAALDFIAENPVDVVLLDIVLNDGNGLDFCKKIKQKAPRAIVLGISNQAERGIIFKFLENGGNGYILKNADPQEIISCIELAKQGEVALSQEVKKIMLKPATPVIELPRLTKREHQILVAIADGRTSTHIADKLFISVMTVETHRRNLMQKFKAKNMIELVKIAAENKLI, encoded by the coding sequence ATGGATTTTAATAGATCTTCAATCGTTATCGTCGATGATCATCCTATGATATTAGAGGGATTGAAGGCGCTCCTTACACGACAGAATAGATTTCAAATTTTTTCTTTTACAAAAGGAATCGCGGCCTTAGATTTTATTGCTGAAAATCCTGTTGACGTCGTTCTGCTGGATATCGTACTGAACGATGGCAACGGTTTAGATTTTTGTAAGAAAATCAAGCAAAAAGCACCTCGTGCCATAGTTTTGGGGATTAGTAATCAGGCCGAGCGTGGTATTATCTTTAAATTTTTAGAAAACGGCGGGAATGGTTATATTTTAAAGAATGCCGATCCCCAAGAGATTATTTCATGTATAGAACTTGCCAAACAAGGGGAAGTTGCCTTGAGTCAGGAAGTAAAGAAAATTATGTTGAAACCGGCCACACCAGTCATCGAATTACCTAGGCTAACCAAACGAGAACATCAAATATTGGTAGCAATTGCGGACGGACGAACTTCCACACATATTGCCGATAAACTTTTTATTTCTGTGATGACAGTGGAGACTCATCGAAGGAATCTCATGCAGAAATTTAAAGCTAAAAATATGATAGAGCTCGTGAAAATTGCAGCAGAAAATAAGTTAATCTAG
- a CDS encoding tetratricopeptide repeat-containing sensor histidine kinase — translation MLKYYYLFAFFLCTSQTLVGQHLVPLDENKYVESLHTHIKTSQVDSAKSRSFLRLAEFWSVSDSTKAATAVEEGRHSSRRFSLPDGEIDYYLGLIELYHGEKSKAKSLFDQAINLLEGSSPNSEVRMKAIYQKAYLDIDDKGYQEMVKALTEYCIPISEKTKNLEALAYYYTQLGLTFMSVGQFDKAQQYHDKALVELEKLPEKSTVHLITYLNLVSNYCYKPDSKSAQNALENAAQLINPYPTSQHYPNFYYQQAMLHTTRQDYPKAIGSLEKGIEMARAKGQQKILQMLYFRMYNVFLMQKDYPKARWQLEQILNDNILVKEPINRKTTFTQLALVNQAMGDYKQAFQWLTKSSNLSDSLQQQKLIEKMNELEVLLQTAQKEKTIDELKAEKQEHQLQVNNRNLRISLLAIALGLSIAIGLLIFTTYRKQKKINQQTQEVHHQERIRLEKERRLDAAEAIIKGEEQERQRIAQDLHDSMGGMLANIRMSISASAHTPTKEIVEKIDKSIVEMRRISRNLMPETLKNLGLDVALEELAESMSRPDFNIQFESYNLNEGIPFKIQLAFYRIAQEALSNVIKYAQASMVIIQVSQDENRLDLTIEDDGVGFDLSEVSYGQGIANMENRAKLINAKFELSSEKGAGTTINVEAYGF, via the coding sequence ATGTTGAAATATTACTACCTATTTGCCTTCTTTCTTTGTACTAGCCAAACACTAGTTGGACAGCATCTCGTTCCATTGGATGAAAATAAATATGTTGAATCATTACATACCCATATCAAAACAAGTCAAGTTGATTCTGCTAAGTCTCGGTCATTTCTTCGTCTAGCCGAATTCTGGTCCGTATCTGATAGTACAAAGGCTGCAACCGCTGTAGAAGAGGGGAGGCATTCAAGTCGAAGATTTAGTTTGCCTGATGGCGAAATCGACTATTATTTGGGACTAATAGAATTATATCATGGGGAAAAATCTAAAGCAAAGAGTCTATTCGATCAAGCGATTAACCTACTAGAAGGATCTAGCCCCAATTCAGAAGTTCGAATGAAGGCTATTTACCAGAAGGCCTATTTAGATATTGACGATAAGGGGTATCAAGAAATGGTCAAAGCGTTGACGGAATATTGTATTCCAATTAGTGAGAAAACTAAAAACTTGGAAGCGCTTGCCTACTATTATACCCAATTGGGATTGACTTTTATGTCGGTTGGTCAATTCGATAAAGCACAACAATACCATGATAAGGCTTTAGTAGAGCTAGAAAAACTGCCGGAAAAGAGTACAGTTCATCTAATAACCTATCTAAATCTGGTTAGTAATTATTGCTATAAACCGGATAGTAAGTCTGCGCAAAACGCATTAGAAAATGCGGCTCAACTCATAAATCCTTATCCCACATCGCAACATTATCCTAACTTCTACTATCAGCAAGCAATGCTTCATACAACAAGACAGGATTATCCAAAGGCAATTGGGAGTTTGGAGAAAGGTATTGAAATGGCAAGAGCTAAAGGTCAACAGAAGATACTCCAAATGCTATATTTCAGGATGTATAACGTTTTTTTGATGCAAAAGGATTATCCAAAAGCTCGGTGGCAATTGGAACAAATTCTCAATGATAATATACTAGTTAAAGAGCCGATCAATCGAAAAACGACCTTTACTCAGCTGGCTTTAGTAAATCAAGCGATGGGCGATTATAAACAAGCCTTCCAATGGCTCACTAAATCTAGCAATCTCAGTGATAGCTTGCAACAGCAAAAACTCATTGAGAAAATGAACGAGCTTGAAGTGCTACTTCAAACGGCTCAAAAAGAAAAAACAATTGATGAGTTGAAAGCCGAAAAGCAGGAACATCAGCTGCAAGTAAATAATCGAAATTTAAGAATCTCTTTACTTGCGATTGCATTAGGGTTAAGTATTGCTATAGGGCTGTTGATTTTTACAACCTATAGAAAGCAGAAGAAAATTAACCAACAAACCCAAGAAGTACATCATCAAGAAAGAATACGATTAGAGAAGGAGCGTCGATTAGATGCGGCAGAAGCAATAATAAAAGGAGAGGAACAAGAAAGGCAGCGCATCGCACAAGATCTTCACGATAGCATGGGTGGGATGTTAGCTAATATACGGATGTCGATTTCCGCCTCAGCGCATACGCCAACAAAAGAGATCGTAGAAAAGATCGATAAATCAATTGTTGAAATGCGTCGGATATCTAGGAATTTGATGCCAGAAACCCTAAAGAATTTAGGCTTAGATGTCGCCTTGGAAGAACTTGCTGAATCAATGAGTAGACCGGACTTCAACATACAATTTGAATCGTATAATTTGAATGAGGGAATTCCATTCAAAATTCAGCTTGCATTTTACCGAATTGCACAAGAAGCCTTAAGCAATGTGATTAAATATGCGCAGGCCAGTATGGTCATCATACAAGTTAGCCAAGATGAGAATAGGCTTGATTTGACGATTGAAGACGATGGAGTGGGTTTTGACCTGTCGGAAGTAAGCTATGGTCAAGGAATTGCAAATATGGAGAATAGAGCAAAATTAATTAATGCAAAATTTGAACTGTCTTCTGAAAAAGGAGCAGGAACAACTATAAATGTAGAAGCATATGGATTTTAA
- a CDS encoding PKD-like family lipoprotein has translation MKQKAFCILSSLFILLLIICSCAKDHGNYQYQEINRLEIQNDKGGNFEGSRIIVDKNENINIAPKIAGTLQQVNDKDLNFWWILEQDTISTDKQLRINSGSLLPGKYVGKFIVLDKQTGLTYSFTFEVLVLASVGTGSYVLTENELNQTKLFMFSRDSSKAPVSISGFDKGSFGTKPVNLEVSYNVQTDSSFDYKRLLIVTEQGEYPMIALDFNTLGTSFVIPSSGTIPNDKLLKPTYYQSDHFSSLNVDKFDGIVLIGGKCYNFKDGLFSGDSYWQDPLDYNFGEKDVIYTGSSQLKGYFISGYDSKNGLIRVFDNGLTGGGLYWNNSDDKQYFPYLTEGKTSMAIATIDDHQPTWFYLLKEGNLVGLLETTSRGLSPERLEVIYFNESEILANGKGFILKDDYWYFALERTIYRFPKRELIFQPYLTLPEDETGDIVSFKFAVNNKSEGNKIGIATYKDNAVQQKKGSFYLYDFDSKSLERKSLFEMDRAVDMRICY, from the coding sequence ATGAAACAAAAGGCATTCTGCATATTATCGTCGCTTTTTATCTTGTTGCTCATCATCTGTTCCTGTGCAAAGGACCACGGAAACTATCAGTATCAAGAGATCAACAGATTAGAGATTCAAAATGACAAGGGAGGAAATTTTGAAGGTTCTCGTATCATTGTGGATAAAAATGAGAACATCAATATTGCACCCAAAATTGCTGGAACACTACAGCAAGTGAACGACAAAGATTTAAACTTTTGGTGGATTTTAGAGCAGGATACTATATCAACGGATAAGCAGTTACGTATTAATTCAGGGTCGCTATTGCCAGGAAAATATGTTGGAAAATTTATTGTATTGGACAAGCAGACGGGACTCACCTACAGCTTTACATTTGAAGTGCTAGTCTTAGCAAGTGTCGGTACAGGAAGCTACGTGTTGACAGAAAATGAACTAAACCAAACTAAGTTGTTCATGTTTTCAAGGGATTCTAGTAAAGCGCCCGTTTCAATTAGCGGCTTCGATAAAGGTTCTTTTGGAACAAAACCTGTTAACTTGGAAGTATCGTATAACGTACAAACAGATAGCAGCTTTGATTATAAGAGGCTATTAATTGTGACTGAACAAGGCGAATATCCGATGATAGCCTTAGACTTTAATACCCTGGGAACCTCATTTGTAATTCCGAGCAGTGGAACGATTCCTAATGATAAACTCCTAAAACCGACTTATTATCAAAGTGACCATTTTAGTAGTCTAAACGTAGATAAATTTGATGGAATCGTTTTAATTGGCGGCAAATGCTATAATTTTAAAGATGGCTTATTCAGCGGTGACAGCTATTGGCAAGATCCATTGGACTATAATTTTGGAGAGAAAGACGTTATCTATACTGGATCATCGCAGTTGAAAGGATACTTTATAAGTGGTTATGATAGCAAAAATGGACTTATTCGAGTCTTCGATAACGGTTTGACTGGAGGCGGTCTTTATTGGAATAATAGTGATGATAAGCAATATTTTCCATACCTAACCGAAGGAAAAACCAGTATGGCTATCGCGACCATTGATGATCATCAGCCCACCTGGTTCTACTTATTGAAAGAGGGTAATCTCGTTGGTCTATTGGAAACTACTTCTCGAGGACTCTCTCCTGAGCGGCTTGAAGTTATTTACTTCAATGAATCGGAGATCTTGGCAAACGGTAAGGGATTTATTTTGAAAGATGATTATTGGTATTTCGCACTCGAACGTACAATCTATAGATTTCCCAAAAGAGAGTTGATATTTCAACCTTATCTTACCTTGCCGGAAGATGAAACCGGGGATATTGTATCGTTTAAATTCGCTGTAAATAATAAATCTGAAGGAAATAAAATTGGGATTGCCACGTACAAAGATAACGCAGTGCAACAAAAAAAAGGGTCATTTTATTTGTATGATTTTGATTCGAAAAGTTTAGAAAGAAAAAGCTTATTTGAGATGGATCGGGCTGTTGATATGAGAATATGTTATTAG
- a CDS encoding DUF4843 domain-containing protein has translation MIRIICSVSLLLIFLSCKKQQLLPLEERLTFVHFNVPQVNAGSISKRLDSLDFSFAHEAAAMKTKIIAIPLSLVGQKQSFNRAIHVTVDEFETNIDLDLVEIQKPMIGADRFTDTLFVKIAREPSMKQKIYNLTLRISNNEFFSEGQMEKSKIKILISDQLLKPYWWQNWGQFFGDYYPEVYQQWIKIYKIGLDKSVPMNIGDQPNFAWNNMPAFPIQIQYPITFFYLSELKEYFEKNVIYPNNDSSKSRIKLP, from the coding sequence ATGATTAGAATTATTTGTTCGGTATCGCTGCTACTCATTTTCTTGTCTTGTAAAAAGCAGCAGCTGCTACCATTAGAGGAACGTCTAACTTTTGTTCACTTTAATGTTCCCCAAGTCAATGCAGGGAGTATTAGTAAACGCTTGGATTCATTGGATTTTTCTTTTGCACATGAAGCGGCAGCAATGAAAACAAAGATTATTGCTATTCCCCTGTCTTTAGTTGGGCAAAAGCAATCCTTTAATAGAGCGATCCATGTGACCGTAGATGAGTTTGAAACGAATATTGATCTAGATTTAGTTGAAATTCAAAAACCTATGATAGGCGCGGATCGATTCACGGATACACTTTTTGTTAAGATAGCCAGAGAGCCATCAATGAAGCAGAAAATCTACAACTTAACATTAAGGATTTCTAATAACGAGTTTTTTAGCGAGGGACAGATGGAAAAGTCCAAGATCAAGATTCTGATATCCGATCAACTTCTAAAACCGTACTGGTGGCAAAATTGGGGTCAGTTTTTTGGAGATTATTATCCGGAGGTTTATCAGCAATGGATAAAAATTTATAAAATTGGACTAGACAAATCAGTACCTATGAATATTGGTGATCAGCCAAATTTCGCTTGGAACAATATGCCAGCTTTTCCAATCCAAATTCAATATCCGATTACCTTTTTTTACTTAAGCGAGTTGAAGGAATATTTCGAAAAAAATGTTATTTATCCAAATAACGACTCCTCTAAATCGCGTATAAAGCTTCCGTAA
- a CDS encoding RagB/SusD family nutrient uptake outer membrane protein, with translation MRKFKTLKFALRGLFCTTVFLILSCSKWIDVNAPEQLTLDESLKSKQGFVKILTGIYATMGDASLYGRELEFGMLDVLAGYWEVPNNHIYHSDYNFSYDNDQTKKRIFQIWSDLYMLIRQCNTLLEHVDSIKSDPDYELLKGEILALRAFFHFELFRLFGPVMSQQGVDKKTLPYYTDTKIQKTEPVLNSTYLSLVEQDLLQAIALMKDDPILTSAVLEEELEQSGPYNFITDRRKQHLNIYAAQALLCRKYSWQGNHVKAAEVASALLVSLKDEKTARFLNIWDQYGNPPDKDIRFNMESLWGLQIRRMNEMTSGYLYDVSNPRMKLKTAYETLLRGLFAGGSGNTNDIRYLWWTPYETFYKLFDLSLADSNVAPDQYQIAQLISLPELYFILCEAFLQTDPKLALDYLNLVRQSRTIDPIDWSINMPTSVLQELLLDEIRREYIGEGVLFLHYKKWFHPIYRAQGTMSPSIEKFVWPIPAEENL, from the coding sequence ATGAGAAAATTTAAAACATTGAAATTTGCTCTTCGAGGGCTTTTCTGCACAACGGTTTTCCTAATCCTGAGCTGTAGTAAATGGATTGATGTGAATGCTCCAGAGCAGCTAACGCTTGATGAATCCTTGAAAAGTAAACAAGGATTTGTTAAGATTCTTACTGGAATATACGCAACAATGGGCGATGCGAGTTTGTATGGGAGAGAATTGGAGTTTGGGATGTTGGATGTTTTGGCCGGATACTGGGAAGTGCCCAACAACCATATATACCATAGCGACTACAATTTTTCTTATGATAATGATCAAACCAAAAAGAGAATATTTCAAATATGGTCGGATCTATATATGCTCATTCGCCAATGTAATACCTTATTGGAGCATGTGGACAGCATCAAATCAGACCCGGACTATGAACTTTTGAAAGGAGAAATCCTTGCTTTAAGAGCTTTTTTTCACTTTGAGCTTTTTAGACTTTTTGGACCAGTAATGTCTCAACAAGGGGTTGATAAAAAGACACTACCCTACTATACCGATACGAAGATTCAAAAGACGGAACCCGTTTTGAATAGCACATATCTGTCGTTGGTAGAGCAAGACCTGCTGCAAGCTATTGCATTAATGAAAGACGATCCTATTTTGACAAGCGCCGTGCTTGAAGAAGAATTAGAACAATCAGGCCCTTACAATTTTATCACAGATCGAAGAAAACAACATTTAAACATCTATGCTGCCCAAGCATTGCTTTGTCGTAAGTACAGTTGGCAGGGCAACCATGTAAAAGCTGCGGAAGTTGCGAGCGCACTCCTAGTTTCTTTGAAAGACGAAAAAACAGCGCGATTCCTAAATATATGGGACCAATATGGAAACCCTCCAGACAAAGATATACGTTTTAATATGGAGAGTTTGTGGGGCTTGCAGATTAGGCGGATGAACGAAATGACCAGTGGCTACTTGTATGACGTTAGCAACCCTCGGATGAAGTTAAAAACAGCTTATGAAACCTTGTTAAGAGGGCTCTTTGCTGGAGGGTCTGGAAACACGAATGATATCAGATATCTATGGTGGACGCCTTACGAAACTTTCTACAAGCTATTTGACTTATCATTGGCTGATTCTAATGTTGCGCCTGATCAGTATCAAATTGCACAATTAATCAGCCTTCCTGAGCTATATTTTATTTTATGCGAAGCATTTTTACAAACGGATCCAAAACTCGCCTTGGATTACTTGAACCTCGTTAGACAAAGTCGTACTATTGATCCTATAGATTGGTCGATTAATATGCCGACTTCTGTCCTGCAAGAATTGCTTTTAGATGAAATTCGAAGAGAATATATCGGAGAAGGCGTTTTGTTTTTACACTATAAAAAATGGTTTCATCCGATATATCGTGCGCAGGGAACCATGTCGCCTAGTATAGAGAAATTTGTTTGGCCAATCCCTGCAGAGGAGAATTTATAG